From the Pyrenophora tritici-repentis strain M4 chromosome 5, whole genome shotgun sequence genome, the window CGTTTCCGACACCGGCTACGTATTGCCAGTTGCCCCAGTTGCTAGCCGCATCGTAGTCAACAAGAAAGCATTCGTACCACTCAGCGCCAACACGCCAGTCGATGTTGAGATGTGACGAGAGGAAGGAAGCGACGTTTTGCCTAGCGCGGTTCGATGTGTAACCGGTAACGAAAAGTTCACGATTCGACGCATCGATCAGGCCAACTCCGGTCCGCCCTGACCGGAACCGTTCAAAAACTTCCATAGTTTTCTGCGGGTCCTCTCCATCTTCCCCCTTGTATAGCTTCTTCCACTTCTTGTGCTGCGAGCCTTTGGCACCACGATCCTGAATGCCGTAAAGTCCAAACATCTTATGTCCAAACTTCCTCATGCACAGCCGCATGTAGTCCCTCCACAACAACTCAAACCGGACGGCTGCCGTGCCTTCGTTCTCACCCTGCCCATAAGCATGCTTTTTTTCTCCTGGCCCGCGGCCTTCCTCAAAGTCAAGCATAGCCCAATGGACCTGCCTTGCTGTAATGTGGCCTTGGGCTAGGTATGCGGACAGCTTTGTGCTGAAATCGAGACCCAGCATGCCGTTTCGTGTTTGCTTATATGAGCTCATCGCACCTGAGGCGACCAAATGTGCGATGCGCTGCAGGCCAGCGCTTTCTCCCCCTGAAAACGGATGTGCCGACTGGGCGTCAGTGGGCCATTTCGGCGGCATTTTGAGCGTATACGCTGGGTCCTTCTCCAGAGGAGAGAGGAGTGCCTTCTTCAAATCCGCCAAACTCGACGGTATCGAGAAAGGCTCCTTTTGTGGTGGTATGCTCGGCGGTAGCGGTGGGAGTAGGCTTGGCGTGGGTAAAGTCTCTCGGGGTCGATCGCGCAGCGGCTCGAAAACTTTTCGAAATGTGGTATATACATTGGGTAGGTCGGCGATGTTGTCATAAGGTAGGTCGCGACTGCAATCTGTCAGCAAAAGGTCCCTGCAACCACCAATGGATGAGACAGGAGACTTACTCGTCTATGTAAAACTTTTCGTCCTTCCATACTTTAAAGTCGACGCCATGTTGCTTTGTAATTTTTGCCAATTCGGCTTCCTCCCGCTTTTCTTCTGTAGCGTCATCCTCGGTCATCCACACCCCACTGATCTCACCCTCATTCTCATCCTTTGCGTACCAGTCGAGTATGTCGGACACGACCTCAGTTATTTTCCCCACTCTCTGCTCCAGACCGGATCCGCAATCCAGGTCCGCTAGCTTGTTTTTGAGATCCCAAACTCCGTCTGCGATGAACTGCACGCGATGGGGCCCCGTCCGCCATACTTTTGCGACGGCGCTGCGCGCCTCTGGATATGGGCTGGGTGTGGATGCGGGGAGAAAGCCGGAGACTTCGATCTGGTTGGCTGACCAGACGTATACGGGTAAGAGGTGGGTGAAGCTTGCACCGCCATGTTCCGAAGTCAACGAGTCATCGCGATGCCGCCGGTCAGAGTTTGCAGAGTTTCTCCATGAGGTCTGGCGGGCCGTCTGGAGGGCAGCGGTATGGAAGATTGGATTGTCGGAGAGACGGACATCGCGACGGAGTACGTAGAGCAGAATGCGCGGTACTTTGCTTGACATAATCGGGTGATGTTCGCTAAAAGCACAGAACTCGCGTGTTGAGCAAGAAGTACAGACGAATAGATCGCAGGTGTTGCACAGCGGCCAGGAGCAACTACGTCGTAACATGAAGGTTACGGTTCATAGAGGACCTGATGCGAGAGGAGATAGAAACATTGTGGTGCCACAGGCAAAAGAGACGCTTCAGGGCCTATTGCACGTCATGACCCCAGGATTTGGCGAGAATAAGGCTTCGCACCGAGATTTCTAGACCACGAGGCGGCTGGACACTAAAAGGTGCCCTAAATGTCATCTGTCAACCATATCAGGCTGTCTCCACCGGAAGGGGCGCAGATAGTCAAAATGAGGAGATTCGGTTCAAGATTGGTGATGCTTGCTGCAGCATCGCTGACCAGGGTTATGACGTGAGGGACAGTTTAGCGCGCCGCCACGATATGCCCATCCTTGCTGCAGGGACGCAAAACGAGCGAGTTGGGGACGGGCCGAGCGTTCATGGACAGCCGACAGCTGGCGATGGTCGCTGTCATGGAAAGTCGACGAGATCGCGAGCCATGCTGCCTGCGCGCCAGACCGCACCAGGGTTAGGGAGGGATGAACAGAGTTCCAGATCTAAGCTGGCTCGGCGCCCGGTGCATACGGTGCAGGGGCCGCGAATCGTTCATCTTAGCTGCTCTGATCTTGATCGAGATGTTGGTCGATTTGGAGCGGAAATCGTGTGCAAGGTACCGCAACGTACACGTGGACGCACCGCATGGCGTGGCTAGAAGGATGACATATGTCACTTGGCACTCTTCTTTCTGTCATCTCAAGTCTCTTGTACCCCCAAACAGCCGGAACAAAGACTCTTTAATGCCGTGAAACCTCGCTTGCCTGATCATTGCACAGAGTAACACACCCTCACCGCAGCCAAAGTGCTCGCCAGGGTCCAGTTGCAGTTGCTGTGCTTACGCCGTGTAGATACTGTACAATGCTGCCGGGGCTGACATTCCGAAACCACCCACCGTTAGCTATCACATTCCCAAAGCAGCCAATTCCGCGCAACATATTTGCTTGTTGACGAAAGAGATGGAAACACTTGGCAGGACCTCTACACCGGGGGTCCTAGCAATCGGATGCCTAATTCTGTATATCGCGAGACATGATCCTGTATAGTCTGGTGGGGCTGAGATTGCCCCGCCACTGTACAGGCTGGTGCATCGTAGCAGGATGCATTCTAGCCAGAGGCGTTGCAAGAGGGTGTGTTGATAACAGGCATTTGTAGAGAAACGGGAAAGGTCGTTGTGCAAAGGTTGGAGCATGTGGAAAGACTTTTTGGAAAGCACACCGTAGAATGGTATCGTGGGGAAGGTGTGCAGCGGTGAGGTATTACGGGAAGGTGCGTTGTGCAAGGTACTATCCCCAAATCTCTGCTCTGCCTCCAGTCACCTCAACCATCTACCAGCTGATCCACTGCATGTTTTTTTCCGAAATGTCACAATTTTCATTACACCAGAAGTTTTCGTATCTTACTCATCATCAGATTCCACATTTCAATAAACTCCGAGAATCTTGCACGCGAGATAACAACCACAACTACCGACCTGGACCAATTATCCACGCATACCAACTCATATCTATGTACATACACTCGCCAAAAAAGCATAACTTCCAAATTCAACTTCATTCGACCCCTGCAACAACCATCGTCAACACTAGCCGGCAGAATCGCCGCACATCACCTGCAATGTCAGCGCCCCAGTAACCCGGGGGAATGGATTCCGAAAACGTCGCGCCCCGACAAAAAAGAAACATCAATAAGTGCAATCTCTCCACACATCCCAAAATGGAAAGGCTGGCAAAAGCAAAGGCCCGGTTACCGCTCGGTGTGGCAGGAAAAGGCTATGGGGGGCGAGGTGTTGTGACATATTGGGCCAAATCAACACCAACCAGACATGATTGCTATACGTACAACGGAGCTTTTAACGGCCGATTGTCATCTGATTCTCGTCAGACGCGTGATATGAAGACGGATCCTCGGGGCCCGCGGTGTCCGGAGGAGCACCACAGCACCAGCAGCCTCCGAAGATTTGTGTGGATGCGGAGTTGAGCGCACATTGAAAGAGGCGGTGCAGGCGGGGAACTCCTTGGACCAGTGTTTCCAATATCATACTCTATTCGCCGTCAGCTTCAAGCGCACGTCAAAGACAACGAAAGCACGTCTGTGCTCAAAGTCTCAACCAAAGGTCAAGGACAGGTATGACAGCAGCCAACCTTGTGGACTACACATTCACGAAAACGATGACGCTTAGATATACTGGAGAAAACTATAATAGAAGAAGTAATGAAAATGCACCATATGCAAGAGAAGCTCATTGTGGCAATCATGTTCTTGGAAACCATAGATAGTTCGGCGACCATCCATCCGAACCGTTTTTATTTCTTGAAAAAAAAACACCCCACTATATGAACGCACTCCAGTGACGTCAATCAAGCCACAGTATCCTTCGTGTTGCAAAAACCCCACTCCATGGTGTGCAAATCCGAAAATTTGATCAACAAAAACGGAAAGAATGCCATCCGTGGAAAACTGAACTAAGCGGAAGCACTAGCACACGGTCCGATAGACGCCATCAGACGAAGGCCGCTGAGCCTTGTGCTTGTGCTCCTTCTTCAAACCCTTGTTCGCATGCTGCTTCTCGATACTTGGGCTAGCGCCTGGCTGGAAGGCTGCAAGGTCAACCGCATCCGTCTTCATCAGCATCTCGGTCACGCCACAGATGTCAGTGACTAGTCTGTCAATCATGTCGAGAGATAGGCTCTCTCGGACAACCACTCTGAGGATCTCCGTCTTCTCTTCGCTTGGTGGTAGCGGGTAGTCTACATGATAAGGTTAGATAAGGCTATGCCGCTACGTTGTGATTGTACTCACTGGGGATGATGTATTGCTTGGCGCGGAGCAGGTTGCTGACGGCTTCTTGCTTGACGTGTGGGAATTCCTTGTGGAAGTCGTCGGTGAGGGTGAAGGCTACGACGGGTAGACCCGCGTTGTAGTCTGCGCTAGTCTCGCCTTCTTCGTACTGCTTCTTGCCCTTTTCGTACTTCAAATCGCCCTTCTTGCGATGTATGTCGCTAACGCAACGGTACCAGCCCTGTGTTACAGTGTCAGTATGTGTATTCAAGTCATTTTAGATGCCTTCTCATACCGTATGCTCAAGCGCTCTACTTAGCAGCCGTGCATTAGCCAGAGTGTTCTCCATGATGCCTCGGTACCCCGAGAATCCCAGATGAATCAAGTTGTAGTACTGTGCGATGATCTGTGCTCCTGGCCTTGAGAAGTTAAGTGTGTAAGACTCCTCGGTGCCACCAAGGTAGTGGAGCTCGAAAATCAAGTGCTTCGGTAGGTAGCTCTCGTCTCGCCAGATGATCCATCCTACACCAGCGTATACCAGGCCAAATTTGTGTCCACTAGTGTTGATAGACTTGACTCGCGGAAGCTCAAAGTTCCACTTCTTGCCAGCTTTTGCGTGGGTGAAGGGAGCAATGAAACCTCCTGAGGCTGCATCCACATGGATTGGAATGTCGTTGCCTGTCTCCTTCTCGAAAGCGTCCAGGATATCGGAGATCTCTTCAACGGGCTCGTAATGTCCGGTGTACGTGGAACCGAGAATGACGAAGATACCGATGGTGTTCTCATCGATGTTCTCCTTGACCAACTTGGGATCAAGACGGTAAGATGACTCCTCGCTCACAGGAAGAATGCGGGCCTCAACCTCGAAGTACCTCGCAAACTTCTCTAAGGCGACCTGCGCATTGGCACCCATAATGATGTTGGGCTTGGAAGTGTCCTTGCCTTCTGCCTGCCTCTTTTCTTGCCAGCGGCGCTTCATAGCAAGTCCGCCGAGATGAATGGCTTCGCTTGAACCGGTTGTAGCAGATCCGATGGCCTTCTCGCCCTTTTGCGCACCCCACATGTTAGCAATAATAGATACACAGCGTGCGTGCATATCCATCATCGCAGGGTACTCATCAGCGTCTGACATGTTCTTGGAAAGGTTCTCGATCATGAGTTGTTCCGCTTCCTTCTCCATGTATGTGCCGACAAAAGATGCCAAGTTCAGACTGGGACGCCCGTCCAGATCAAGTTCGTCCTTGAGCAATTGGTGGACAACATCGGCTGGAGCACCATCTTGAGGAATCTTGAATTTCGATAGCTCGACACCGGCAGCGTATCTACTTGAATATGGCGTAATGTGTGAAGTCGCTCGGTTCGCATGGCCTCCAGCCTTGTGCATGGGGTGGTCCTGGAGAGTCTTTACGAGCTCATCCGTGTCTACGTGTCTCGCGAGTCCGGCCATTGTGATAGTCGTGGTAAGTGAGAGGGAGTTGAGAAAGTGAGAAAGCTTGTGGGAAATGAATTGATGTAGCAAAGATTCCAGCGTAGTTTATATGCAAACGCCGCAGTACAGGTAAATGTTGTAGATATGACGACACAGTATATCTGCTATTGCCTGCACGTCAATGTCGGTAATAACATGGAACATGCAGCCAACGCAAAATCTGATGAAGCTTGACAATTGCTTGGTAAAAAGCTTGTTTCCATATCCAAAGATCTTGCAGGCAGCCAATTAGGCAAGCTATAAGAGCGGTCCGTTAGAAGCTTTGACAGAACCCACCGCGGCGCCAGAACTAGAGTCGTACACGCTGATTGAGGCATTGGTGGATATACGTAGCTTGTACCTCACAGGGCAACAGCGTGGAATGAAAATAACGCAAGCTGACGACTCCTGCTACTCCTGCATCCACCACAGCCTGGATTACCGTTACAAGCCTCGCGCGGAGCGCAAAAGTAACGACACCAACGCAAAAACTATCAGTCTAGACCTTCAGGTCAAAACAAGACCAACGCACCTCGCCTTGCCCGGGCAGCAAGTCCAAGAGCGGGTCAATGACGAAACTGCGAGTTGACAAGTTTTGACTAAGCAAGGACGGCGAAAGGTTTATCCGGCCGCAAGATTTCACGTGATTTAATCGCCTTCTCCAACTTTCTCCATTTTACCCCACGCTGTCGTGGCCTCCGCCACAACGCTGCGCGCGCCATCCTCGAGATCCGTATGGACAAACTAACGAAGGCTTACTTAGTTATTCAAAACGACATTTGTTTCGAGTGGTGTGACGCATCGACGATGATGACGTATACTCGCATCTCTGGCATGTTTACGGAACGCGGGGAAGTATCGACTGACGCGTCCTCACCAACCACAGGACTGCGTCGCGCTGTTGCCTACGCAGTACGTATCAATGTATATGATTCTCGCTCAGTATGTGTGGCTGTGAAGGCAATCCCATCTGTGGCTCAATGACTTCGTCCGTGTAGTTGTCCGCGAAACGGATTACTTGCCGAGCTTGGCTCTAACATCATCGCCACGCAGTGGTGGTGTAATCGACTCGTCTTACTCTTTAGCTCCTCTTGGAAGCTACTTGTTCTTGCACTCGCGCTACCACTCTTTGTCTTGTCCTGTCACTTTCCCATTACCCATCTGTCAATCAAGTCAACATGCGTTTCTCACGCGTGGTACCAGTCTTGCCTTTGGCAGCTGCCTTCGTCATTACCGAACTGGCCCGGTTCGACAGCCTTGATGTTGAAAAGGTTGGCAGGCCTTATGTCGACAAAGCTCAGAATGTTTTCGATGACGCGAAGAATGTGCTTGACAATGCATTCGATGAAGTAAAGAAGGGTGCGAATGATGTTTACAACACGATTCATAATGCTGGCTGCGATGTAGAGTCGTGGTTGGAAGGCTCGCAATTTGACGACATTGACTTTGAGGATTCGGAGGGATCCGACTtcaacgacgacgatgaagaTTTCTTCTATTGCAAGGGCAAGCACTGTGATGAAGATCCCCATCATCCTCCGCCTCCCCACCACGGGCCTCCTCATCACGGACCGCCACACCACGGCAAGCCTCATGACCCGCATCACGATGATAAACCGACCCGAACCGTGTACGAGCTCATCAATGAGAGCAAGTACACTACCAAGGTAAGAATCTTCTATATACAATCAGTCTCACACGCATACTAACACTTTACCAGCTTGCAAAGTGGATCAACGAGTTCGACGACATTGTTGAGCTCCTCAATGGCACAACTGCCAACTTCACCGTCTTTGCGCCTACCGATGAGGCTTTCGAGAAGATCCCCGACCACGGCAAACACCCAAGTAAGGAGATCCTGAAGAAGATCCTCAGTTACCATGTCAGCGGTGACTTCTACCCTGCTGGCCGTGTGCTCCACTCCTACACCATCCCAACTCTGTACACGCCCAGCGAGAACCTCGGGCACGCCCAGCGTCTCACAGTCCGCGTTACGCTCAAGGGCCCCGCCATCAACTTCTACAGCCGTATCGTAGCGGTCGACATCTTCGGCACCAACGGCGTTGTCCACGGCATCGACTCCATCCTCTTGCCTCCCCCCAGCGTCGCCTCCATCATCAACCTCCTCCCCGGCGAGTTCAGCACGCTTGAACTCGCCCTACAAAAGACCGACATCTATGACAAGATGAACAGCACAGAGTATCCCCACACCGGTGGCACTCTCTTCGCCCCTTCGAACTGGGCCTTCCAGAAGCTAGGTCCGCGCGTCAACGCCTTCTTGTTCTCAAAGTACGGCCAGAAGTACCTCAAGGCTCTGCTCGAGTATCACATTGTTGTCGACCAGACGCTGTACTCTGATGCCTTTTTCGACGGAACAAAGGATGATGTGGTCGATGACAAGGATGCTCCACCTTATTACCACTACGATCTTCCTACTGTGCTGGATGACAAGTACCTCGCTGTTGATGTGGCTCGCTACGGACCCTTCATTTCCATTAGAATCAACGGCTTCTCGCGCGTCACTGTGCATGACGGTGTCGCCAATGATGGTGTTATTCAGGTCGTCTCTGATGTTCTGATCCCGCCCAAGAACGCCGCTGGTGCGCAGGTTTTCTGGAAGGGCGAGGAACTCGACGTTGAGGACCTCAAGGAGCGTCTTGAGCCTTATCTCGAGGAGAACATGGACTTGTAGGTATGTAGCCGTCATATGGATGGGTAGATACCGTATCCTTTGTCTTTGGGCTTCATGCTGCATTAGACGATCGTCATGAAAAGTCTCTTTCTCGTATACCGACCTTGCCTTCAGGCGAAGCGTGCACCCTACTTCACACTAGCACGTATACAACCTCTAGATAACCAGAATATACATGACTTTGATGTACCGCATGATTCATGAAAAGCATGATTCATGAAAATGATCTCAAAGACCAAGAAGACTGCATTTGTATACGGAAAAACAGTGTACTAGATAGAGTAAATGTACCCCAACTCCGTCAACAATGCTCTACGAGAAGTCCTCGCCGCCCTCCTCAATCGTGTTCTTGACCCGCAATAGAAGAGTAGTCTTCCACTTGTCCAACTTGCTCAGCTGGTCATACTGGAACAGCTGTACAAACAAAGGAGTTAGCAGTCGCTCCATTTCGTGCACAGTCGGATGTAGTCATAACGTACCTTATCAGCGAACATTTCCTGATCACCATCCGCGACAGCCGCGGCCAAGTCAACGAGTAGCGCGTGTTCCCTTTGCTGCTGGAAGCTGGGGTCTAGCTCCCTGTACCTATCAAGGGCAGTAGTGACACCGACCTGGTCGCCCGTGCAGAGCTGGCAGATACCAGCTTTGAGCAAATACTCCTTGACGGACCAACGCATGAGGTTGTTAGAAATGGATGTCTTTGCGACTTTCTCGTAGAGCTCAATAGCCTTGTAGTAGTCTTTGCCTTCAAGGGCTACGAGGTCGGCGGTCTTGAGCCAGAGTTTGTTGGCGAGGGCCTGTGAAGGGTGTGGTTAGTATTTGCCAAAAGGTGGGGTGAGTTTTGGGGAGTGGTTACTTCGGCGTTGTCCTAAGTGTTTGTTAGCATGGTTTTCAGAGAGATTAGTTGAGAGAAGGAATAGGGTAGAAATGATGGGACGTACGCTTTCATACCAGCCTGCTGCTTCTTCGTAAGCGGCTGCTGCACGTGTGTTGTCGCCGAGTTCAACTTCGAAGAGCTCGGCGAGGTTCTGCTTGTGAGTGGCTGCACGACGGAAGTTGCCCTTGCTGCAGTAATGTGCTATGGCCTTGTCTAGACATCTGGCTGCAGCTTCTGGGTCGTCTTTTCGGTAGGCCTCTGACATGTTGTTAGTAGCACGCAGGCCTAAGGCTCGCGATGAAGCATACTGAAGGCGTCTGTGAGAGTGTTTGCCTCGTCATCGGGCTCATTTAGGTGTTGGCGCTGGACTGATGCTGCCTTTTCAAAGGCCTCGCCAGCCTCCTTGCCTAGAAATAGTCAGTATTTGAGAGGAACCAACCTCGCTGTAAAGTAAGATTGCAGTGGAAGTCTCTTCCTACCCATCTTCTGCATCCGGAACGCATTTGCTGCGGCGATGAACTGATCTGCGGCAGCCTCATCTGTCACGTGCGTTAGCCCGAGCGTTGTTATACGACCGCTGAGGTAATACACTTGTCTTGCTTGTTTCCGAAGAAACTGAAGCCGCCAGATGCTTTCTGTAGCGACGCTTCTGCCTATCGCAACACCCCAATATTAGTTTTCCGCTTCATGGTTGAGTCGCGAGCGAAAGCCCCACCTGTTTCAGCAACGCTCTTGGATCGCCAGCCATATTTGCTGAAGCTGCGGTATGGGATGGTTCTGGTAGTGAAAAGTGTATCCGGAGAAGAGAATACTGTGTAAGTAGACGTTGGAATCGAAACTATGGTTGAGACAGGTGGCTGCACTGCCTGTCTCAATGCCCAGCGATGACGACCCACGTTGGTCCATGCGAGCAAGCTGACCTCGGCGGCTTGACCGCATCTGCGCTAGGGCTTCGCAACCGCCTCAAGCCGATCTTGCAGCCACACTACCACCCCTCAGGTTCTATATTGGCTTTCAAACTTCTCGGTATCGAGAGTACGCTAGAAGTAGACATTCTGCGATATCACAGCCAAACGACCGTCTCGCGTATATTGCTATCCCACCAAAATTACCGGATCATGGCCTCACGGCGCGCCTTTGTGGCTGCAAGTTTGTTCAGGCCTTCACAGTACCTGCAAGCACGCTCATATTCGTTTCACAACGTTAAGTACATAAATCCAGTGGTACCAAAGGAGCCGAAGAAGAATTCGGGAGTCCATCCCGACGAGCTCGAGAAGCTTTTCGCAGAGCCCACCTGGTCCGTCAAGTCACTTCTACCACCCAAGACGCGCGCTGCCGATGCCCCGAAAATCACCTCTGAGCAGCTCCACCACCTACTGCGATTGTCTGCCCTCCCGCCACCCGAGACGTCCGAACAAGAGCAGAAGATGCTGGACACGCTTGCGGACCAACTGCATTTTGTGGGTAAGATACAAGAGGTAGATACCACGGGCGTAACTCCCCTACGGGCTATACGTCCTGAGGGACAAGCTGCGATAAAGGAGCAGATGATCGGGTTGGAGCAGGTCAAGGAAGTCCTCAACAGCGAGAAAGTCATAGGACAGCATTATAAGCGCATACAACGAGACACAACACCCAAGGACGCCAAAGACGTTGAAGACTGGGACGTACTAGGCTCAGCTGAGCGCAAGTCTGGCAAATACTTTGTTGTTGAGAGCGAGCGACCCCAGGAATGAGATATTACTGCTTGACGGGGTACAACCAGGTATTGAGGATATTATTTCTATGGCGAAAAACTGCTATGAGCAGAAGAGAAATCTCGGCACTCCATGGATTACAAGCCCATACGCCAATGGCCTCGCGGTAGTGTGCTGAGCCCAGTGGGAAAAAAGTTCAAATTACAAGAACGTGCTGCTCAAACGTGGAGAAACGCCAATAACACCAACAATGAAACCCAGGAAACATTCCAAAGGAAAACAACCCAAGACCGTGGAGCCAGCATGATACTACTAAAGGTCAATCTCTTTTCCACATGAGGTGCAGCACTTGAAAATATGGCCTGCTACGCCACAATCGCAGAAGAGTGGTTCGTCAAGATCGGAGAGCTCTGGTGTTGGCAGCCGGGCCGACCGGGGCTTGGGGGGTGGCCTCGAACCAGAAGCAGTCTGTAAAGATGCTTTTGTTTTATCGGAAAGTGTTCGACTTGATTGCGTCGTTTGTTGAACAATCACCGGCTTAGGTCTGGCTTTGGACAAATGCTTGGCGGAAGTCATGTGCAGCCCCGGAATAGGATCTGCCGTCCTCCTTCGTGGTGCGGGGTGCTGATGCAAAGTCTCGCCTGAATAACTTCGCGGAGACACTGGTAAATCGTCTGATGGGTACAGAACGAAGTCGACATATGCCTGTGTCGACGACCGGGCCTTGCGGGCCATATCAGAGTGACGGCGAGACTCTGCAATCTGGCAACCGGCTCCATCGCGATACATCGTCTGACGATAGCCATGCACCGCTTTCTTGTCCAACTGAGAGGCTGCTGCCTGATGAACCGAGGATATTGATGGCGACGACGGCATGGTGATAGAGTCTGGACCAGATACCAGCATGTAGTATCAAAGAAGAGTTGGAAAGGTTGCCAAGGATCCTGCAAAGCCTTGCCAACTTGGAACCAAGATGGAAAAGAGTTGTTGCGGAATGGCTGTGTAGAGGGAAGTGTGGGAGGAGGGAGTGATGGTGCGGGAGGAGTGGGCGGCGCCAGTATATACCTACTGTGCGGCCATCAGCCTGCCAAGCCCCTCCCACCTGACACCATAGGGCTCTCAATCTCCCCACCATGCCCCTCGGACGCCCTATTCTTTCGCATCAATCGACTCACAGATTCACAAGTAGTACGGAGGGATTTGATTTGCTCGAAGAAATAGAGGTTTGCACCATCTGGGGGGTCTCAGTGCATTTTTGCACACTTCCGGATTGAGCGGTAGGTGGGTCTGGTATCAAAGTCGACGTGAGTATGCAACAACGTACATGAGGGAATTGCCAGCGTATGAGACAAATGGGGGTACTGTATGCATTCGATGCATCTAGTTTTGAGGGGGTACACTCTTTGACCTCGTCGTCACCAGCCGTTCCCTCTATATATGAGACCATCCAGATGGTATGGCCTTAGTAACAGCTTCCATTATAGAACAATAGGTTTTAACATCTTCATGTCTCACTTTTGATTCTTCTCCAAGTCCTTAAAATGTTCCTAACTAGGGTTGTGATGTAGTGCTGTAGTGCTCATGCGTTGTTGTGGGGTCTTGCCAAGCCTACCCCTCTTGGCTTGAGGTAGGCTTCAGACAAGGGACCAGTTGGGCAACGTAGAACAATAATCTGCTGGTAGGCTCAATCTAGTATAGTTTGTGTCTGCTGTAATGGATGGCAATCATTTCTTCAGGCAGTTCGAATACTCGAAGGGCTAGGGAAAGTACGAGTATCTAGTGGATTGCTGGTGAACACAGTACAGGTCGAGAAGCCAAGCCATTACCTTTACTCTTCCCTGTCCGACATTGCGCGTAGACTGCCTTTACGTGCTCTCTCTCGCTTAGGGACCACCTTCACCTGTTTGTAGCTCCACAGATAAAGGATTGCTATTTCGGCTATTCTTTCTTGCTTTCTTCCACCTCACTTCTTTCCACAAATACCTTCTCCACTCACGTCGACTTGGACCTTTGTTCTCCTTCACTGCTTCGATCAGAAAAGAGGTCCCTCGATCAAAAAAAACTACGTTTCGTCTTATCAACATCATCATGGCGCCTAAGATGCCGGCACCACCAAGCGTTAAGAACAAGAGTAGGCCTGCAGGGGGGTTGTATGAACGTGCTATCGCAATGGTATTA encodes:
- a CDS encoding PhrB, Deoxyribodipyrimidine photolyase, which translates into the protein MSSKVPRILLYVLRRDVRLSDNPIFHTAALQTARQTSWRNSANSDRRHRDDSLTSEHGGASFTHLLPVYVWSANQIEVSGFLPASTPSPYPEARSAVAKVWRTGPHRVQFIADGVWDLKNKLADLDCGSGLEQRVGKITEVVSDILDCRDLPYDNIADLPNVYTTFRKVFEPLRDRPRETLPTPSLLPPLPPSIPPQKEPFSIPSSLADLKKALLSPLEKDPAYTLKMPPKWPTDAQSAHPFSGGESAGLQRIAHLVASGAMSSYKQTRNGMLGLDFSTKLSAYLAQGHITARQVHWAMLDFEEGRGPGEKKHAYGQGENEGTAAVRFELLWRDYMRLCMRKFGHKMFGLYGIQDRGAKGSQHKKWKKLYKGEDGEDPQKTMEVFERFRSGRTGVGLIDASNRELFVTGYTSNRARQNVASFLSSHLNIDWRVGAEWYECFLVDYDAASNWGNWQYVAGVGNDPRQGRVFNPVKQALDYDKRGEYIKAWVPELRDIKLTRTVGPGREEVDQQRLMGLYQAWKLSDWEKSNLGLKGLDWVEEPLTRIQFQVGRGRGGHDGRPKLW
- a CDS encoding GadB, Glutamate decarboxylase and related PLP-dependent protein, which translates into the protein MAGLARHVDTDELVKTLQDHPMHKAGGHANRATSHITPYSSRYAAGVELSKFKIPQDGAPADVVHQLLKDELDLDGRPSLNLASFVGTYMEKEAEQLMIENLSKNMSDADEYPAMMDMHARCVSIIANMWGAQKGEKAIGSATTGSSEAIHLGGLAMKRRWQEKRQAEGKDTSKPNIIMGANAQVALEKFARYFEVEARILPVSEESSYRLDPKLVKENIDENTIGIFVILGSTYTGHYEPVEEISDILDAFEKETGNDIPIHVDAASGGFIAPFTHAKAGKKWNFELPRVKSINTSGHKFGLVYAGVGWIIWRDESYLPKHLIFELHYLGGTEESYTLNFSRPGAQIIAQYYNLIHLGFSGYRGIMENTLANARLLSRALEHTGWYRCVSDIHRKKGDLKYEKGKKQYEEGETSADYNAGLPVVAFTLTDDFHKEFPHVKQEAVSNLLRAKQYIIPNYPLPPSEEKTEILRVVVRESLSLDMIDRLVTDICGVTEMLMKTDAVDLAAFQPGASPSIEKQHANKGLKKEHKHKAQRPSSDGVYRTVC
- a CDS encoding Secreted and surface protein containing fasciclin repeat, whose amino-acid sequence is MRFSRVVPVLPLAAAFVITELARFDSLDVEKVGRPYVDKAQNVFDDAKNVLDNAFDEVKKGANDVYNTIHNAGCDVESWLEGSQFDDIDFEDSEGSDFNDDDEDFFYCKGKHCDEDPHHPPPPHHGPPHHGPPHHGKPHDPHHDDKPTRTVYELINESKYTTKLAKWINEFDDIVELLNGTTANFTVFAPTDEAFEKIPDHGKHPSKEILKKILSYHVSGDFYPAGRVLHSYTIPTLYTPSENLGHAQRLTVRVTLKGPAINFYSRIVAVDIFGTNGVVHGIDSILLPPPSVASIINLLPGEFSTLELALQKTDIYDKMNSTEYPHTGGTLFAPSNWAFQKLGPRVNAFLFSKYGQKYLKALLEYHIVVDQTLYSDAFFDGTKDDVVDDKDAPPYYHYDLPTVLDDKYLAVDVARYGPFISIRINGFSRVTVHDGVANDGVIQVVSDVLIPPKNAAGAQVFWKGEELDVEDLKERLEPYLEENMDL
- a CDS encoding GatC, Asp-tRNAAsn-Glu-tRNAGln amidotransferase C subunit; this translates as MTTHVGPCEQADLGGLTASALGLRNRLKPILQPHYHPSGSILAFKLLGIESTLEVDILRYHSQTTVSRILLSHQNYRIMASRRAFVAASLFRPSQYLQARSYSFHNVKYINPVVPKEPKKNSGVHPDELEKLFAEPTWSVKSLLPPKTRAADAPKITSEQLHHLLRLSALPPPETSEQEQKMLDTLADQLHFVGKIQEVDTTGVTPLRAIRPEGQAAIKEQMIGLEQVKEVLNSEKVIGQHYKRIQRDTTPKDAKDVEDWDVLGSAERKSGKYFVVESERPQE